CCTTCTCCAGGTTCTCCTTGGCGAACTCCACGATCAGGATCGCGTTCTTGCTGGTCAGGCCCACCGTGGTCAGCATCGCCACTTGGAAGTAGATGTCGCGTTCCAGGCCCTTGAAGGTGTTGGCCAGCACCGCGCCGAGAATACCCAGCGGGGCCGCCAGCAGCACCGCCGTCGGCACGCTCCAGCTCTCATACATCGCGGCCAGGCACAGGAACACGATCATCAGCGACAGCGTGTACAGCAGCGGCGTCTGCGAGCCGGCCTGACGCTCCTGGTAGGACATCGCCGTCCACTCGATGCCGAAGCCCGCCGGCAGCTGCTTGGCCAGCTGCTCGATCTCGGCCATGGCATCACCGGAGGCGACACCCGGGGCCGGTTCGCCCTGGATTTCCATCGCCGACACACCGTTGTAGCGCTCCAGGCGCGGCGAACCGTAATCCCAGTGCTTGGTGGCGAACGCACTGAACGGCACCATCTCACCCTTGTCGTTCTTCACGGACCAGAGGTCGAAGTCCTCCGGGACCATGCGGAACGGCTGGTCGGCCTGCACGAACACGCGCTTGACGCGGCCGCGATCGACGAAGTCATCGATGTACGAGCTGCCCCATGCGGCAGCCAGGGTGCCGTTGATCTGGTCGATCGACAGCCCCAGCGAGGTCGCCTTGGCCGCGTCGATGTCGATGCGGAACTGCGGCGTGTCCTCCTGGCCGTTCGGGCGCACGTTGGCCAGCTTCTTGCTGCCCGCAGCGAGGCCCAGCAGCTGGTTGCGTGCGGCCACCAGTGCCTCGTGGCCCTGGCCGCTGTTGTCCTTCAGGAAGAAGGTGTAACCCGAAGCGGTACCCAGTTCCGGAATGGCCGGCGGCGGGAAGGCGAAGATGAAGGCATCCTTGATCTGGCCCAGTGCCGCCATTGCGCGACCGGTGATCGGCATCACGCCATTGTTGGCGTCACGCTCGCTCCAGTCCTTCAGCTTGACGAACGCCATGCCCGCGTTCTGGCCCATGCCGGCGAAGCTGAAGCCCTGCACCGAGAACACCGAGTCCACCGCATCCTTTTCGTTCTGCAGGAAGTGGTTTTCCAGCGCCGCGATCGATTCCAGCGTGCGTTCCTGGGTGGCACCCACCGGCGCCTGCACCAGCGCCATCAGCACGCCCTGGTCTTCGTTGGGCAGGAACGAGCTTGGCAGGCGCACGAACAGCACGCCCATCAGCACGAACAGCGCCGCAACGATGCCCATGAAGCGCCACGGACGATGGATGATGCCGCGCACGCCACGCTGGTAGCTTTCGCTGGTGCGGTCGAAACCGCGGTTGAAGCCGTTGAAGAAACGACCGGCCAGGCCGCGATGGGCAACATGGTGCTCGCCCTTCTTCAGCGGCTTGAGCATGGTCGCGCACAGCGCCGGGGTCAGCACGATCGCGACCAGCACCGACAATGCCATCGCCGAGACGATCGTGGCCGAGAACTGGCGGTAGATCACGCCGGTGGAACCGCTCATGAAGGCCATCGGCACGAACACCGCCGACAGCACCAGGCCGATGCCCACCAGCGCGCCAGTGATCTGGCCCATCGACTTGCGGGTAGCCTCGAGCGGAGACAGCCCTTCCTCGGACATGATGCGTTCGACGTTCTCCACCACCACGATGGCATCGTCCACCAGCAGGCCGATCGCCAGCACCATCGCGAACATGGTCAGCATGTTCACCGAGAAGCCCAGCATCGCCAGCACGCCGAAGGTACCCAGCAGCACCACCGGCACGGCGATGGTCGGGATCAGGGTGGCGCGGAAGTTCTGCAGGAACAGGTACATCACCACGAACACCAGCACGATCGCTTCGATCAGGGTCTGCACCACGCCCTTGATCGACACGCGCACGAACGGGGTGGTGTCGTACGGGATCTCGGCCTTCAGCCCGGCCGGGAAGAAGCCCTTCATGTCTTCCAGCGCCGCATCCACGCCGGCGGCGGTATCCAGCGCGTTGGCGCCGGTGGCCAGGGTGACCGCCAGGCCGCTGGCCGGCTGGCCGTTGTAGCGGGTGACGAAGTCGTAGGACTCGGCACCCAGTTCGACGCGGGCGACATCGCCGAGGCGCAGTTCGGCACCGTCCTGCGCGCCGCGCACGATGATGTTGCGGAACTGCTCCGGGGTCTGCAGGCGCGACTGCGCGTTGATGGTGGCGTTGAGCTGCTGGCCCTTCACCGACGGCGCACCGCCGAGCTGGCCGATGGCCACCTGGGCATTCTGTGCCTTCACCGCCGCGGTCACTTCGGCAACCGACAGGCCGTAGGTGTGCAGCTTGTTCGGGTCCAGCCAGATGCGCATCGCGTACTTGCCGCCGAACACCTGGATGTTGCCCACGCCCGGCACGCGGCTCAGGCGATCAACGACATTCGAACCGACATAGTCGGCGATGTCGTTGGCGTCCATGCTGCCGTTCTCGGACACGAACGCGATGACGTTCAGGAAGCCCGAGCTGGACTTGGCCACGTTGATGCCCTGCCGCTGCACTTCCTGCGGCAGCAGCGGCATGGCCAGCTGCAACTTGTTCTGCACCTGCACCTGGGCGATGTCCGGGTTGGTGCCGCTCTCGAAGGTCAGGGTAATGGTGGCCTGGCCGTTGGACGAGCTGTTGGAGGAGAAGTAGATCAGGCCATCAAGGCCCTTCATGTTCTGCTCGATGATCTGCGTCACCGAGTCCTCGACCACCTTGGCCGATGCACCCGGGTAAGTTGCGCTGATTTCCACCGCCGGCGGCGCGACGTTGGGGTACATCGAGACCGGCAGCTTGAACAGGGCCAGGCCGCCGGCGAGCATGATGATGATGGCGATGACCCATGCAAAGATGGGTCGATCGATGAAAAAGCGTGCCATGGGGTTCTCCGCTTACTTCGCGCCGCCGGCCGGGGCCGCAGGCTGGGCGGCCGCCGCCGGCTTGGCCGGCGCAGCGCCCTTCTCGGTGGCTTTGACCGGCATGCCGGGGCCGATCTTCTGCAGGCCTTCGACGATGACCTTGTCGCCGGCCTTCAGACCGTCCTCGACCAGCCACTTGTCACCGACCGTGCGGCTGACCTTGACCGGGCGCACCTCAACCTTGTTGTCCTTGCCGACCACCATCGCGGTGGTGTCGCCCTTCGGATCGCGGGCGATGCCCTGCATCGGCACCAGCACTGCATCGCTGCGCACGCCGCCGCCGATCACTGCGCGCACATAGGTGCCCGGCATCAGCAGGCCGTCCGGGTTGTCCACCTTCACGCGCAGGCCGAAGCTGCCGGTAGCCGGATCGACGCTGACTTCGGAGAACTCCAGCGTGCCCTTGTGCTCGAAGGTGCTGCCGTCTTCCATCAGGATGCTGACCGGCAGCGACTGATTGTCCTGCAGGCGGCCGGCGGCCAGTTCGCGGCGCAGCTGCAGCAGCTCGGCCGAGGACTGGGTCAGGTCGACGTAGATCGGGTCCAGCTGCTGCACGGTGGCCAGTGCATTGGCCTGGCCGGCGCTGACCAGCGCACCCTGGGTGACGCTGGACTTGCCGATGCGACCGCTGATCGGCGCGACGATGCGGGCATAGCCCAGGGTGACGTTGGCCGCATCCAGCGACGCCTTGGCGGCACCGACATCAGCCTCGGCCTGCTTCTGCGCAGCCACGGCGTTTTCCAGATCCTGCTGGCTGACCGCGTCGACCTTGGCCAGCTCGGTGATGCGCTTGGCGCTGAGGCGGGCAGCGTTGGCGGTGGCTTCGGCACGGGCCAGCTGGGCGCGGGCGCTGTTGGCCTGGGCGCGGTAGCTGGCGTCCTCGATCTGGTACAGCGGCTCGCCGGCCTTGACCATGCCGCCCTCGGTGAACAGGCGCTTGGCGACGATGCCGTTCACCTGCGGGCGCACTTCGGCGACCAGGAAGGCATTGGTACGGCCCGGCAGTTCGCGGGTCAGGCCCACGGTCTCGGACTTCAGCGTGACCACAGTGACGTCACCCGGTCCCTGCTCGGGGGCCTGGGGTTGGCCGCCGCAGGCAGCCACGGTCGCGGCGATCGCCAGCGACAGTGCAAAGGGTCGGATTCGGCTCAGCAACATGACGGAAAGGCTCTTGGAGGAAGGAATCTCAGAAGACGCTGATACAACGGCTTTCCCCTGTTCCGGTGAAACCCCGCAGATCGCGCCCACCCGGGTGGCGCGGGAGCCGGACAGGCCTGCCACGCACACGACGGGAATGATGGGAACGAAATATACATACATGCTTGTTTGTTTGTAAACCGGTACAATTCAGCCACGTTTCACCCGCACTCGTACCCATCCATGGCCCGCAAGACCAAAGAGGACACCCAGGCAACCCGGGAAGGCATCCTTGACGCCGCCGAAGCCTGCTTCCATGAACACGGCGTGGCCCGTACCACGCTGGAGATGATCGGTGCCCGCGCCGGCTACACCCGCGGCGCGGTCTACTGGCACTTCAAGAACAAGAGCGAGGTGCTGGCCGCGATCGTCGAGCGCGTGCACCTGCCCTTCATGCAGGAACTGGAGCGCACCTCGACCGACCAGCGCGACACCCCGGTGCACGACCTGCGCGCGGTGATGATCCACTCGTTCATCGAACTGTCCGAGGACGAGCGCCTGCGCAAGACCATGGAGATCATGCTGCGCAGCGATGCCTCGGCCGACACCAAGGTGCTGACCGAGCTGCAGCAGGCCGGCTTCCGCGACGGACTGGAACGGATGGAGCGCGCCCTGCGCCGCGCCCGCGATCTGGGCCAGCTGCGCGAAGGCGCCGATCCGAAGATCGCCGCACGCATGCTGCACGCCACCGTGCTGGGCGTGCTGCACGGCGCGATGGTCGAACCGGAACTGATGGACCTCAAGCGCGATGGCATGCTCGCACTGGACATGACCCTGGCCGCCTACGTGAAGGACGGCGTGTTCGTGCCCGGCACCGTGCCCGAGCCGCTGCCCGAAGCGTGAGCAGCGCTGCTGCCGCCACCGCCGCGCCCATCTGAGGACAGCCCCATGATC
This genomic window from Stenotrophomonas maltophilia contains:
- the smeE gene encoding multidrug efflux RND transporter permease subunit SmeE, with amino-acid sequence MARFFIDRPIFAWVIAIIIMLAGGLALFKLPVSMYPNVAPPAVEISATYPGASAKVVEDSVTQIIEQNMKGLDGLIYFSSNSSSNGQATITLTFESGTNPDIAQVQVQNKLQLAMPLLPQEVQRQGINVAKSSSGFLNVIAFVSENGSMDANDIADYVGSNVVDRLSRVPGVGNIQVFGGKYAMRIWLDPNKLHTYGLSVAEVTAAVKAQNAQVAIGQLGGAPSVKGQQLNATINAQSRLQTPEQFRNIIVRGAQDGAELRLGDVARVELGAESYDFVTRYNGQPASGLAVTLATGANALDTAAGVDAALEDMKGFFPAGLKAEIPYDTTPFVRVSIKGVVQTLIEAIVLVFVVMYLFLQNFRATLIPTIAVPVVLLGTFGVLAMLGFSVNMLTMFAMVLAIGLLVDDAIVVVENVERIMSEEGLSPLEATRKSMGQITGALVGIGLVLSAVFVPMAFMSGSTGVIYRQFSATIVSAMALSVLVAIVLTPALCATMLKPLKKGEHHVAHRGLAGRFFNGFNRGFDRTSESYQRGVRGIIHRPWRFMGIVAALFVLMGVLFVRLPSSFLPNEDQGVLMALVQAPVGATQERTLESIAALENHFLQNEKDAVDSVFSVQGFSFAGMGQNAGMAFVKLKDWSERDANNGVMPITGRAMAALGQIKDAFIFAFPPPAIPELGTASGYTFFLKDNSGQGHEALVAARNQLLGLAAGSKKLANVRPNGQEDTPQFRIDIDAAKATSLGLSIDQINGTLAAAWGSSYIDDFVDRGRVKRVFVQADQPFRMVPEDFDLWSVKNDKGEMVPFSAFATKHWDYGSPRLERYNGVSAMEIQGEPAPGVASGDAMAEIEQLAKQLPAGFGIEWTAMSYQERQAGSQTPLLYTLSLMIVFLCLAAMYESWSVPTAVLLAAPLGILGAVLANTFKGLERDIYFQVAMLTTVGLTSKNAILIVEFAKENLEKGAGLIESIMHAVRDRLRPIVMTSLAFGMGVVPLAISTGAGSGAKQAIGTGVLGGMIVGTVLGVFFVPLFFVVVQRVFKRKSTT
- the smeD gene encoding multidrug efflux RND transporter periplasmic adaptor subunit SmeD; this translates as MLLSRIRPFALSLAIAATVAACGGQPQAPEQGPGDVTVVTLKSETVGLTRELPGRTNAFLVAEVRPQVNGIVAKRLFTEGGMVKAGEPLYQIEDASYRAQANSARAQLARAEATANAARLSAKRITELAKVDAVSQQDLENAVAAQKQAEADVGAAKASLDAANVTLGYARIVAPISGRIGKSSVTQGALVSAGQANALATVQQLDPIYVDLTQSSAELLQLRRELAAGRLQDNQSLPVSILMEDGSTFEHKGTLEFSEVSVDPATGSFGLRVKVDNPDGLLMPGTYVRAVIGGGVRSDAVLVPMQGIARDPKGDTTAMVVGKDNKVEVRPVKVSRTVGDKWLVEDGLKAGDKVIVEGLQKIGPGMPVKATEKGAAPAKPAAAAQPAAPAGGAK
- the smeT gene encoding efflux transporter SmeDEF transcriptional repressor SmeT; this translates as MARKTKEDTQATREGILDAAEACFHEHGVARTTLEMIGARAGYTRGAVYWHFKNKSEVLAAIVERVHLPFMQELERTSTDQRDTPVHDLRAVMIHSFIELSEDERLRKTMEIMLRSDASADTKVLTELQQAGFRDGLERMERALRRARDLGQLREGADPKIAARMLHATVLGVLHGAMVEPELMDLKRDGMLALDMTLAAYVKDGVFVPGTVPEPLPEA